The Ramlibacter sp. PS4R-6 nucleotide sequence TTCCACCGGCGGCACGGCGGCGAGGGCTTGCGCCTTGCCGACGATCTGCTTCAGGTCGTCTTCGGTGAGCGGCTGCAGCACGTAGACCACGGCGCGCGACAGCAGCGCCGAGTTCACCTCGAACGAGGGGTTCTCCGTGGTCGCGCCGATGAAGGTGAACAGGCCCGACTCGACGTGCGGCAGGAACGCGTCCTGCTGGCTCTTGTTGAAGCGGTGCACCTCGTCGACGAAGACGATGGTGCTTTGCTGCTGCAGGCCGTCGCGTGCGCGCGTGGCGGCCTCCACCGCATCGCGGATGTCCTTCACGCCGCCCAGCACGGCGCTGATCTGGATGAACTGCGCATCGAACGCATCGGCCATCAGGCGGGCGATGGTGGTCTTGCCCGTGCCCGGCGGCCCCCACAGGATGCAGCTGTGGGGCCGGCCTGATTCGAAGGCGATGCGAAGCGGCTTGCCTTCACCCAGCAGGTGCTGCTGGCCGATCACTTCGCCCAGCGACTTGGGCCGCAGGCGTTCGGCAAGGGGGACGGGGATGGCTTTGGCCACGGCCTCGAATATAGTCCCGGCCCATGGAATCCCAGGTCTGGTCCGCGCTCTCGGCCCTCGCCGGCGCGCTCGTTGGCGGCGGCATGAGCTGGCTGCTCAACCGCCAACAGTTCGACAACCAGCTGAAGCTCGCGCGCGAGCAGCACCGCACCGAGTTCATGGCCGAGGAAACGGCGCGGGCCCTGCTGTCGCACAAGGGCTTCACCGACCGCTCGTTCGAAACCCTGCAGCGCCACCTGGGCGGCTTCGAGGACGACGAGCTGCGCAAGATCCTGGTGCGCGCCGGCGCGATGCGCATCTACCGCGACGACGGCAGCGAGTGGTGGCGCCTCGTGTCGCGCATGGACGAATTCATCGAGAGGAAGGACCTCGAGCGCGTCGCGCGCGAGATCTGACGCCGCGCCTCATTGCTTGACGACGGCCGCGCCCTGTGGCGGCTTGAACTGGAAGCGCTCGGCGGGTACCTGCGCGTTCAGCTCCATCTTGTCGAAGGTGATCTGCGAGCGCTGGCCGAAGCCGTCGGTGATCTCCAGCCTGGCCAGCTCGTTGCCGCGAAAGCCCAGCGCCATCGCGCGCAGCTGGCCTTCCTTGTTCTTCGGCGTGGCCTGCACCCATTGCAGGCCGTCCTTGTCGGGCGCGGCCTGCAGGTCGAAGTCCTTCTTCAGCGTCGCGAGGTCGGGCGCGGAGGCGATGAGCGCCGCCGGCGTGGAGCCCAGCACCGCGTCCTGCTTGCGTGCGGTCACCTGGTTCAGGTCGACGTCGTGCAGCCACAGCGTCTGGCCGTCGGCCACGATCACCTGCTCGAAAGGCTTCTTGTAGTCGAAGCGGAATTTGTTGGGGCGCGCGAATTCGAAGCTGCCCGTGGAATTGCGCGTGCGGGCGGGCTGGCCCTCGCGCTGGGGGCCGGTCACCACTTGCGTGAAGGTGGCGCGGCCGGTCTTGGCGTTCTTGATGAAGGCTTCGAGCGCGTCGAGGCCGCTGGCGTGCGCGGCGCAGGCGGCCAGCGCGAGGACGGCGGCAAGGATCTTCGTTTTCATGGCGCCATTGTCTCCTCAGCCATGTGAAGGCCGCGTCAGCGCAGGCCGACGGATCGATTCAGCCGTGAGCGCTTGTTACTCGGCGTGGCGGTTCGGCGCGAGGATCTCGCGCTGGCCGCTGGTGCTCATCGCGCTCACGAGCCCCGCCTTCTCCATGTCCTCGACGAGGCGCGCCGCGCGGTTGTAGCCGATCTTCAGGTGGCGCTGCACCAGCGAGATGCTGGCCTTGCGGTTCTTCAGCACCACTTCCACGGCCTGGTCGTACATCGGGTCCTTCTCGCCGGTCGCGCCGCCTTCGCCGCCCAGCAGGTCGCCGTCGTCGTCGACGGTGCCGCCCTCGAGCACGCCCTCGATGTAGTTCGGCTCGCCCTGCGACTTGAGGTAGCCGACGACGCGGTGCACTTCCTCGTCGCTGACGAACGCGCCGTGCACCCGCACCGGGAAACCGGTGCCCGCGGGCAGGTACAACATGTCGCCCATGCCGAGCAGCGCCTCGGCGCCCATCTGGTCGAGGATGGTGCGGCTGTCGATCTTGCTCGACACCTGGAACGCGATGCGCGTGGGGATGTTGGCCTTGATCAGGCCCGTGATCACGTCGACGCTGGGGCGCTGCGTCGCGAGGATCAGGTGGATGCCGGCCGCGCGCGCCTTCTGCGCCAGGCGCGCGATCAGCTCCTCGATCTTCTTGCCCACCACCATCATCAGGTCGGCGAGTTCGTCGATGACGACGACGATGTGCGGCAGGCGCTCGAGCGGCTCGGGCTCCTCGGGCGTGAGGCTGAACGGGTTCGGGATCGATTGCCCCTTGGCCTTGGCGTCGTCGATCTTGCTGTTGTAGCCGGCCAGGTTGCGCACGCCGAGCTTCGACATGAGCTTGTAGCGCCGCTCCATCTCGCCGACGCACCAGTTCAGGCCGTGCGCGGCCTGCCGCATGTCGGTGACCACGGGCGCCAGCAGGTGCGGGATGCCTTCGTAGACCGACATCTCCAGCATCTTGGGGTCGATCATCAGCAGGCGCACGTCGCGCGCCTCGGCCTTGTACAGCAGCGACAGGATCATCGCGTTGATGCCTACCGACTTGCCGGCGCCGGTCGTGCCCGCGACGAGCACGTGCGGCATCTTCGCGAGGTCCGCCACCACCGGGTTGCCGACGATGTCCTTGCCCAGGCCCATGGTGAGCATGGAGCGCGCTTCGTTGTAGACCTGCGAGCCGAGGATCTCCGACAGCTTGATCGACTGGCGCTTGGCGTTGGGCAGTTCCAGCGCCATGTAGTTCTTGCCGGGGATGGTCTCGATCACGCGGATGGACACCAGCGACAGCGAGCGCGCCAGGTCCTTCGCGAGGTTGACGATCTGCGAGCCCTTCACGCCCGTCGCGGGTTCGATCTCGTAACGCGTGATCACGGGGCCGGGCTGCGCCAGCACCACGCGCACGTCCACGCCGAAGTCCTTGAGCTTCTTCTCGATCAGGCGCGAGGTCATCTCCAGCGTTTCGGACGCCACGGTTTCCTGGCGCGACGCCGCGTTGTCCAGCAGGTCCACCTGCGGCAGCTTGGAGTCCGGAAGGTCCGAGAACAGCGGCTTTTGCCGCTCCTTCGCCACGCGCTCGCTGCGCGGCACGTCGACGACGACCGGTTCGATCAACACCGGCGCCGGGTGATGCTCGGCGATCTCCGTGCGCTCGACTTCGACGACTTCCTCGCGCTCGCGCGCGGCGGCCTGGCCGAAGGCGATGTCCTGCGCCCGTTCGCGCTTTTCGCGCCGCGCCTCGATGAAGCCGTCGATGCGGGCGCCGATGGCCTCGGCCACCGTGCTCCACGAAAAGCGGAAGACCACCGCCATGCCCAGAACGGCCAGCGCGACGAACACGAGCCCCGAGCCGGCGAATCCCAGCCACTTCACGCCGGCGGGGCCGACGACCCATCCGAGCGCGCCGCCCGCGTGGTCCGGCAACCGGGCTTCGAAGCGGTACAGGCGCGACCATTCGAGCGCCGTGCTGGCGCACAGCAGCACCGCCAGGCCCACCCAGAAAGCGACGCGCGTGCGGGTCCACCCCTTGGCGACGCGCTCTTCACCGCGCATCCAGCGCGCCAGCGTGGACAGCCACGCGCGCAACGCCGCGGCCAGGCACCACCAGGCGGAAAAGCCGAGCAGGAAATAGCTGGCGTCGGCGACCCAGGCGCCCAGCCGCCCGCCCCAATTGCGTGCGGGCCCGCCCGCGCCCGACGTGGAAAAGGCGGCGTCCTGTGCCGAGTAGCTCAGGAGCGCCAGGAACCAGAAGACGATGGCGACGAGGCCCAGGACCAGGGCAATCTCGTGGGCGAAGCGCCCCACCCCGCCCTTGTTCGCTGCGGGCATCCCGCCCGCGCCGGAGAGAGTGTTCAGCGAATAGGTCATCAACCCGGATTGTCTATCCGAGCGTGGTCAGCCGATCCTTGATCAACATCG carries:
- a CDS encoding DNA translocase FtsK, with the translated sequence MTYSLNTLSGAGGMPAANKGGVGRFAHEIALVLGLVAIVFWFLALLSYSAQDAAFSTSGAGGPARNWGGRLGAWVADASYFLLGFSAWWCLAAALRAWLSTLARWMRGEERVAKGWTRTRVAFWVGLAVLLCASTALEWSRLYRFEARLPDHAGGALGWVVGPAGVKWLGFAGSGLVFVALAVLGMAVVFRFSWSTVAEAIGARIDGFIEARREKRERAQDIAFGQAAAREREEVVEVERTEIAEHHPAPVLIEPVVVDVPRSERVAKERQKPLFSDLPDSKLPQVDLLDNAASRQETVASETLEMTSRLIEKKLKDFGVDVRVVLAQPGPVITRYEIEPATGVKGSQIVNLAKDLARSLSLVSIRVIETIPGKNYMALELPNAKRQSIKLSEILGSQVYNEARSMLTMGLGKDIVGNPVVADLAKMPHVLVAGTTGAGKSVGINAMILSLLYKAEARDVRLLMIDPKMLEMSVYEGIPHLLAPVVTDMRQAAHGLNWCVGEMERRYKLMSKLGVRNLAGYNSKIDDAKAKGQSIPNPFSLTPEEPEPLERLPHIVVVIDELADLMMVVGKKIEELIARLAQKARAAGIHLILATQRPSVDVITGLIKANIPTRIAFQVSSKIDSRTILDQMGAEALLGMGDMLYLPAGTGFPVRVHGAFVSDEEVHRVVGYLKSQGEPNYIEGVLEGGTVDDDGDLLGGEGGATGEKDPMYDQAVEVVLKNRKASISLVQRHLKIGYNRAARLVEDMEKAGLVSAMSTSGQREILAPNRHAE
- the lolA gene encoding outer membrane lipoprotein chaperone LolA; its protein translation is MKTKILAAVLALAACAAHASGLDALEAFIKNAKTGRATFTQVVTGPQREGQPARTRNSTGSFEFARPNKFRFDYKKPFEQVIVADGQTLWLHDVDLNQVTARKQDAVLGSTPAALIASAPDLATLKKDFDLQAAPDKDGLQWVQATPKNKEGQLRAMALGFRGNELARLEITDGFGQRSQITFDKMELNAQVPAERFQFKPPQGAAVVKQ